A single genomic interval of Chitinophaga sp. 180180018-3 harbors:
- a CDS encoding TonB-dependent receptor, with the protein MKFIFVLLLSTVLQASAASYAQQVTLHVKSVSLLEVFKSIRQQTGYVFVFDVQMIDNARPVSCSMDAVPIEKALEEVFRDQPLAWSIVSKTIIIKKKSGSPVRTEAAPERVKIKGQVTESNGNPMVGVTVVNKNRSANAQTDDLGIFTIEANIGDSLLFTMIGMLPQTVAVKSEKLIKIVMQPKVSDVGEVVVVAYGTQKKTSMVSAVTSINPKELKGPTSNLTTMLAGRLSGVISYQRSGEPGQDNASFFIRGITTFGTGKVDPLILIDGMESSTNDLARLQPDDIAGFSILKDATASSLYGARGANGVVLVSTKSGVEAKTSLNVRYENSLSSNTRNFKFADNITYMKLANEAILTRHPLTDVQYSQSKIDHTAAGDDPLLYPNNNWIKQLIKDYTVNRRTNFNLKGGGKVAQFYISGTYNIDNGVLNVDHRNNFNSNIKLKNYNLRSNVNINLTPTTQVVVRTYGQFDDYNGPVGGGAALFNQSVWANPVMFPAVYPASYAPELKHPLFGNAVKPGSPSDPGNGSNLYNNPYANSVSGYQQYNTSTLLVQLELKQDLKFLLPGLSARAMGYTDRYAYFDVTRQYTPYFYTMKYDQYTKTPALTSLNTNGTEYLNYSPGDKRLNTTAYMEAAVNYNQQFNKVHNVSGMLIGLVRNYLTANAGTLQTSLPHRNMGVSGRFTYDYDNRYLAELNFGYNGSERFASSHRFGFFPSAGIAWNLQNEKFFKPLTRTIDKLKLRATYGLVGNDQIGNENDRFFYLSDVNMNDAGKGATFGERKSYSRPGVSVNRYENREITWEKSYKTNLGMELGLFHAMNIQLDLYREHRTNILMTRSTIPATMGLNSPIQANVGEASGQGVDLAVDYTKSFRNSAFVQFRGNFTYATSKLLVNEEPKYPEPYRSRVGQPLSQVFGYIAERLFVDDQEVANSAYQNWGQPVLGGDIKYHDVNGDGKISEADMVPIGLPTTPEITYGFGFSFGYKQLDLSFFFQGSARSSFWIEPYLVSPFVLNGGGQHGLLQAIANDHWSESNRNLYAFWPRLSDQFNWNNLQKSTWWMRSGDFLRLKSVELGYTFPKSLLNRAHITNARIYANTLNLFVLSKFKTWDPEMGGNGLGYPVQRVINLGLNIGL; encoded by the coding sequence ATGAAATTCATTTTCGTACTGCTGTTGTCGACCGTTCTGCAGGCATCGGCAGCCAGCTATGCGCAACAGGTGACGTTACATGTTAAATCTGTATCGCTGCTGGAAGTGTTTAAAAGCATCCGCCAGCAAACCGGATACGTGTTCGTATTCGATGTACAGATGATAGACAATGCACGGCCTGTTAGCTGTTCAATGGATGCTGTTCCTATAGAAAAGGCCCTGGAAGAGGTTTTTAGAGATCAACCCCTGGCCTGGTCCATCGTCAGTAAAACAATTATTATTAAAAAGAAGTCGGGCAGTCCTGTCAGGACTGAAGCGGCGCCGGAACGCGTTAAGATCAAAGGGCAGGTAACGGAAAGCAACGGCAATCCGATGGTGGGCGTGACGGTAGTCAATAAGAACCGCTCCGCCAATGCGCAAACAGACGACCTCGGCATTTTCACGATCGAGGCTAATATCGGCGACAGCCTGCTCTTCACCATGATAGGCATGCTGCCGCAAACCGTTGCCGTAAAGAGTGAAAAGCTGATTAAAATAGTGATGCAACCGAAAGTATCTGATGTGGGAGAAGTAGTGGTGGTAGCCTATGGTACACAGAAGAAAACCAGCATGGTGAGTGCAGTAACCAGCATTAATCCCAAAGAGCTGAAAGGCCCTACCAGCAACCTCACCACCATGCTTGCAGGCCGCCTGTCGGGCGTTATCTCCTACCAGCGCAGCGGAGAGCCCGGTCAGGATAACGCCAGTTTCTTTATCCGCGGTATCACTACTTTCGGCACCGGGAAAGTGGATCCGCTGATACTCATCGATGGGATGGAATCCAGTACGAACGACCTGGCCCGTTTGCAACCCGATGATATTGCCGGTTTCTCCATCCTGAAAGATGCCACTGCGTCCTCGCTGTATGGCGCCAGAGGTGCTAACGGCGTGGTGTTGGTGAGCACCAAATCAGGCGTTGAAGCCAAAACATCGTTGAATGTACGCTACGAAAACTCCCTCTCCAGCAATACCCGCAACTTCAAATTCGCGGATAATATCACCTACATGAAACTGGCGAATGAAGCCATCCTTACCCGTCACCCGCTGACGGATGTGCAATATTCCCAGTCGAAGATCGATCACACTGCCGCCGGCGACGACCCGCTACTGTATCCCAACAACAACTGGATCAAGCAGCTGATCAAAGATTATACAGTGAACCGGAGAACGAACTTTAATCTCAAAGGAGGCGGAAAAGTAGCACAGTTCTACATTTCCGGCACTTACAATATAGATAACGGTGTGCTGAACGTAGATCACCGCAATAACTTCAACAGCAACATCAAACTAAAAAATTACAACCTGCGGTCTAATGTCAATATCAATCTAACTCCTACCACACAGGTTGTTGTACGCACTTACGGCCAGTTCGATGATTATAATGGTCCGGTTGGCGGCGGTGCTGCCCTGTTCAACCAGTCTGTGTGGGCCAACCCGGTGATGTTCCCGGCAGTATATCCTGCCAGCTACGCTCCGGAACTCAAGCATCCATTGTTTGGTAACGCCGTAAAGCCCGGCTCCCCCAGCGATCCCGGCAATGGCTCCAATCTTTACAACAACCCATATGCGAACTCCGTTTCCGGCTACCAGCAGTACAATACCTCTACCCTGCTGGTACAACTGGAATTGAAACAGGATCTGAAATTCCTGCTGCCCGGCCTCAGCGCCCGGGCCATGGGTTATACCGACCGTTACGCCTACTTCGATGTAACGAGGCAGTATACGCCCTATTTCTACACCATGAAATACGATCAGTACACCAAAACACCTGCGCTCACCTCGCTCAACACCAATGGAACGGAGTATCTGAACTACTCGCCGGGCGACAAGCGCCTGAATACTACCGCTTATATGGAAGCAGCAGTTAACTACAACCAGCAATTCAATAAGGTACACAACGTATCCGGTATGCTCATCGGCCTGGTGCGCAACTATCTTACTGCCAACGCCGGTACGTTGCAAACGTCGCTGCCCCACCGTAACATGGGCGTGTCGGGCAGGTTCACGTACGACTACGATAACCGCTACCTCGCTGAACTGAACTTCGGCTATAACGGGTCCGAACGTTTTGCCAGCAGTCACCGCTTTGGTTTCTTTCCTTCCGCCGGAATCGCCTGGAACCTGCAGAATGAAAAGTTCTTTAAACCGCTCACACGTACGATCGACAAACTCAAGCTGCGCGCCACTTATGGCCTCGTAGGGAACGATCAGATCGGAAATGAGAACGACCGCTTTTTCTACCTCTCCGATGTGAATATGAACGACGCCGGCAAAGGAGCTACTTTCGGAGAAAGGAAAAGCTACTCCAGACCAGGCGTATCCGTAAACCGCTACGAAAACCGTGAAATCACCTGGGAAAAATCCTACAAGACCAACCTCGGTATGGAGCTGGGTTTATTCCACGCCATGAACATCCAGCTGGATCTTTACCGGGAACACCGCACTAACATCCTGATGACGCGCAGTACGATCCCTGCTACGATGGGCCTCAACTCTCCTATCCAGGCTAACGTGGGCGAGGCATCCGGACAAGGGGTGGATCTCGCTGTCGACTATACGAAAAGTTTCCGCAACAGTGCATTCGTACAATTCCGCGGCAACTTCACCTATGCCACCAGCAAGCTGCTGGTGAATGAAGAACCGAAATACCCCGAGCCCTACCGCTCCAGGGTAGGCCAGCCACTGTCGCAGGTATTCGGCTACATCGCTGAACGGCTTTTCGTGGACGATCAGGAAGTAGCTAACTCCGCTTACCAGAACTGGGGCCAGCCGGTATTGGGCGGCGATATCAAATATCACGATGTGAACGGCGACGGTAAGATCTCCGAGGCCGACATGGTGCCGATTGGATTGCCCACCACGCCTGAAATTACCTATGGCTTTGGTTTTTCCTTCGGTTACAAACAACTGGATCTGAGCTTCTTTTTCCAGGGCTCCGCACGTTCTTCTTTCTGGATAGAGCCCTACCTGGTTTCCCCGTTTGTATTGAATGGAGGCGGCCAGCACGGCCTGTTACAGGCGATCGCCAACGATCACTGGAGCGAAAGCAACCGGAATTTATATGCCTTCTGGCCCCGGTTGAGCGATCAGTTCAACTGGAACAATCTTCAGAAATCCACGTGGTGGATGCGCAGCGGCGACTTCCTCCGGCTGAAATCTGTGGAGCTGGGGTATACCTTCCCGAAAAGCCTGCTGAACAGGGCGCACATCACCAACGCCCGCATCTATGCCAATACGCTCAACCTCTTTGTGCTGAGCAAATTCAAGACCTGGGATCCTGAAATGGGAGGTAACGGTCTCGGCTACCCGGTGCAACGCGTCATCAACCTCGGTCTGAATATCGGCCTTTAA